The proteins below are encoded in one region of Meiothermus sp. CFH 77666:
- a CDS encoding PspA/IM30 family protein: MGILDRLSRLIRANINDLIKRAEDPEKIIEQALEDMRATLRDARMEVAEAMAELKKLERDQRNYAEQVRAWEQKAAEALRSEREDLAREALKRKQQAQALSEGFAQQVAQQQALVNQLTTQLKALEGKIQESEAKKALLIARKKGVEAAETVRRFESKVDTHSAVEAFEDMERRIEAMEDKHAALSEMDKSNIEKELDSLGSSKEVEDDLARLKRELGMA; encoded by the coding sequence ATGGGTATTCTTGACCGCCTTTCCCGCCTGATCAGGGCCAACATCAACGACCTCATCAAGCGGGCCGAAGACCCCGAAAAGATCATCGAGCAGGCCCTGGAAGACATGCGGGCAACGCTGCGGGATGCTCGGATGGAAGTGGCCGAGGCCATGGCCGAGTTGAAGAAGCTCGAGCGCGACCAGCGAAACTACGCCGAACAGGTGCGGGCCTGGGAGCAAAAAGCTGCCGAAGCCCTCCGGAGCGAACGCGAAGACCTGGCCCGGGAGGCCCTCAAGCGCAAGCAGCAGGCCCAGGCCCTCTCCGAGGGCTTTGCCCAGCAGGTGGCCCAGCAGCAAGCCCTGGTCAACCAGCTCACCACCCAGCTCAAGGCCCTGGAAGGCAAAATCCAGGAGTCCGAGGCCAAGAAGGCCCTGCTGATTGCCCGCAAGAAGGGCGTGGAGGCCGCCGAGACGGTGCGCCGCTTCGAGTCCAAGGTGGACACCCACAGCGCCGTCGAAGCCTTCGAGGACATGGAACGCCGCATCGAGGCCATGGAAGACAAACATGCCGCCCTCTCGGAGATGGACAAGAGCAACATCGAGAAGGAGCTCGATAGCCTGGGCAGCAGCAAAGAAGTCGAGGACGACCTGGCCCGCCTCAAGCGCGAGCTGGGGATGGCCTAG
- a CDS encoding type II toxin-antitoxin system prevent-host-death family antitoxin, translating to MKTLDLRRDLVPVSEFRANAAAFLKRLQQGDRLVLTQNGKAAGVLLGVDDYHEMELRLKELEALAFGLLDLRQGKTQATDNAEVLQQLAEEVKRAG from the coding sequence ATGAAAACCCTCGACCTTCGGCGGGATCTGGTGCCGGTTTCAGAGTTTCGCGCGAACGCTGCGGCTTTCCTCAAGCGTCTTCAACAGGGCGACCGGCTGGTGCTGACCCAAAACGGCAAAGCCGCTGGGGTGCTCCTTGGGGTAGACGACTACCACGAGATGGAACTGCGGTTGAAGGAGTTGGAAGCGCTGGCGTTTGGATTGCTGGATCTGCGTCAGGGAAAAACACAAGCCACCGACAATGCCGAGGTACTCCAGCAGCTAGCCGAAGAGGTTAAGCGTGCGGGTTAG
- a CDS encoding ABC transporter permease subunit — translation MSLGLRWASVGIALLFVFFLLLFEVLPGLLLVRVFWNEGQLSLASWAEATRPLFQRALRNSFELAFISALQGAVLGTLTAWALWSSANPLVKRFTTGLSAVAANFAGPPLAFAFIVLLGGNGFFNLILKGLGLPTVDIYSKEGLYWVYLYFQWPLMTVLMLPAFGAIQREWLEAARSLGSSQWGFWWRVGIPVLLPSILGSYILLFANAFGAYATVYALTQGQRNLLPLQIGFQVGGDISYNPVLASTLALMMALVLALSLVLYRLSRRWAAQMEGA, via the coding sequence ATGAGCCTGGGTTTGCGCTGGGCCAGTGTGGGCATTGCCCTCTTGTTTGTGTTCTTTTTGCTGCTCTTTGAGGTGCTGCCGGGCCTCCTGCTGGTGCGGGTCTTCTGGAATGAAGGGCAGCTCAGCCTGGCCTCCTGGGCCGAGGCCACCCGGCCCCTCTTTCAGCGGGCCTTGCGCAACTCCTTCGAGCTGGCCTTTATAAGCGCCTTGCAAGGGGCGGTGCTGGGCACCCTGACGGCCTGGGCGCTCTGGTCTTCGGCCAACCCCTTGGTCAAACGCTTTACCACCGGCCTTTCGGCGGTAGCGGCCAACTTTGCCGGGCCGCCGCTGGCCTTTGCCTTTATCGTGTTGCTGGGTGGTAACGGCTTCTTTAACCTGATTTTGAAGGGACTGGGCCTGCCCACGGTGGATATCTATAGCAAGGAAGGGCTGTACTGGGTGTACCTGTACTTTCAGTGGCCCCTCATGACGGTGCTCATGCTGCCGGCGTTTGGGGCCATTCAGCGGGAGTGGCTCGAGGCCGCCCGCAGCCTGGGGAGCAGCCAGTGGGGTTTCTGGTGGCGGGTGGGCATCCCGGTGTTGCTGCCCTCCATTCTGGGGTCGTATATTCTGCTGTTTGCCAATGCCTTCGGGGCCTACGCCACGGTGTATGCCCTCACCCAGGGGCAGCGCAACCTCTTGCCCTTGCAGATCGGCTTTCAGGTAGGCGGCGACATCAGCTACAACCCGGTGCTGGCCTCGACCCTGGCCCTCATGATGGCCCTGGTGCTGGCCCTCTCGCTCGTGCTGTACCGCCTGAGCCGTCGCTGGGCTGCGCAAATGGAGGGCGCATGA
- a CDS encoding extracellular solute-binding protein: MRKFSVLVMVVLGLFALAQGLQALIEGAKKEGQIVTYGSPADWAGYGAIAEIMTRRYGLKHSDTDMSSAEEIAKVKAERNNPVADAFDIGYQFCTIAIREDILMAYKPSKWSEIPLWAKDPLGRCTATYYGTIVLVTNTKVVKNVPKSFKDLLKPEYKGLIAVQDPRRAALGQYAVIAAAFANGGSDRNVDPGIKFFAQLAKSGNLKPVAPSKDLLAKGEIGITLDWDFRALNWRKDIPELAISVPTDGSTYGPYATVLNKFTRRPNAAKLWMETVLSDEGQIAFARSGARPIRNVKLPEDVEKGLLPQAQYKVAKPITNWLNMEAVAKDMGEKWALEVVGN, encoded by the coding sequence ATGCGGAAATTTTCGGTTCTGGTCATGGTTGTTTTGGGCCTCTTTGCCCTGGCCCAAGGTCTGCAAGCCCTGATTGAGGGGGCCAAGAAAGAGGGGCAGATCGTCACCTACGGCTCGCCTGCCGACTGGGCGGGTTATGGGGCCATTGCCGAGATCATGACCAGGCGATACGGGCTCAAGCACAGCGACACCGACATGTCCAGCGCCGAGGAGATCGCCAAGGTCAAGGCCGAGCGCAACAACCCGGTCGCCGACGCCTTCGACATTGGCTACCAGTTCTGCACCATTGCCATCCGCGAGGATATCCTGATGGCCTACAAGCCCAGCAAGTGGAGCGAAATTCCCCTCTGGGCCAAGGATCCCCTGGGCCGCTGCACCGCAACCTACTACGGCACCATCGTGCTGGTCACCAACACTAAAGTTGTTAAAAACGTGCCCAAGAGCTTCAAGGATCTCTTGAAGCCTGAATACAAGGGACTGATCGCCGTACAAGACCCCCGCCGGGCGGCGCTGGGCCAGTACGCCGTGATTGCGGCAGCTTTCGCCAACGGCGGCTCCGACCGCAACGTTGACCCCGGCATCAAGTTCTTTGCCCAGCTCGCCAAGTCGGGGAACCTGAAGCCGGTAGCCCCTTCCAAAGACCTTCTGGCCAAGGGCGAGATTGGCATCACCCTGGACTGGGACTTCCGCGCCCTTAACTGGCGTAAAGATATTCCCGAGCTGGCCATCTCGGTGCCTACCGACGGCTCGACCTACGGCCCTTACGCCACCGTGCTCAATAAGTTCACCCGCCGGCCCAATGCGGCCAAGCTCTGGATGGAGACGGTGCTCTCCGACGAAGGCCAGATTGCCTTCGCCCGCTCGGGCGCCCGCCCCATCCGCAACGTGAAGCTGCCCGAGGATGTGGAGAAGGGCCTGCTGCCCCAGGCCCAGTACAAGGTGGCCAAGCCCATCACCAACTGGCTGAACATGGAAGCCGTGGCCAAGGACATGGGCGAGAAGTGGGCCCTCGAGGTCGTGGGCAACTAG
- a CDS encoding type II toxin-antitoxin system RelE/ParE family toxin, with the protein MRVRWLEGAKQQLLSEVLGQLTGKERRELEQAVRAATENLEQFPEIGKMRSPPREDIRVLWVREYRLTYLLDYEQDEVLIFSFV; encoded by the coding sequence GTGCGGGTTAGGTGGCTGGAGGGGGCAAAACAGCAGCTACTGAGCGAGGTTCTGGGCCAACTTACGGGGAAAGAACGGCGGGAACTCGAGCAGGCGGTCAGAGCAGCAACAGAAAACCTGGAGCAATTTCCCGAAATCGGCAAGATGAGGAGCCCTCCCAGAGAAGACATCCGCGTGCTATGGGTGCGGGAGTACCGGCTAACCTACCTTCTGGATTACGAGCAGGATGAGGTTCTGATTTTTTCCTTTGTGTAG
- a CDS encoding polyprenyl synthetase family protein — MTAALSPAQVRAAIQQYLLDALPNPEAARRPELAEYARLLRDYPERGGKMLRGMLLVYTGLAYGAEFKPLLPIAAALELFQNWALIHDDIEDASDERRGKPALHKLYGMPLALNAGDALHAKQWALLIEAGVSQAVLLEFVRLVELTAEGQHLEMTWMERQRFDLGEADYLEMVGQKAAYYTAVAPLRLGVLAAGLKPPAVLEEAGMKLGIGFQIMDDVLNLVGDPAKYGKEIAGDLWEGKRTLILLHFLQQARPEERKRAEQLLCIPREQKPAPEVGWLHQQLLQSGAVAYAQTLAEQMLAEGLSLLEPVLLQAPRRDLGAVVLEVLQSLVRREA, encoded by the coding sequence ATGACCGCTGCCCTCTCCCCCGCCCAGGTACGCGCAGCCATCCAGCAATACCTCCTGGACGCTCTGCCCAACCCCGAGGCCGCCAGGCGTCCCGAACTGGCCGAGTATGCCCGGCTCCTGCGCGACTACCCCGAGCGCGGCGGCAAGATGCTGCGCGGGATGCTACTGGTCTATACCGGCCTGGCCTACGGCGCCGAGTTCAAACCACTGCTGCCCATTGCGGCGGCCCTCGAGCTCTTCCAGAACTGGGCCCTGATCCACGACGATATCGAGGACGCCTCCGACGAGCGGCGCGGCAAGCCCGCCCTGCACAAGCTGTATGGAATGCCGCTGGCCCTGAACGCCGGTGATGCGCTGCACGCCAAACAGTGGGCCCTGCTCATCGAGGCCGGGGTCTCGCAGGCGGTACTCTTGGAGTTTGTGCGGCTGGTGGAGCTCACCGCCGAGGGGCAGCACCTCGAGATGACCTGGATGGAGCGCCAGCGCTTTGACCTGGGGGAAGCCGATTACCTGGAGATGGTGGGGCAAAAGGCCGCCTACTACACCGCCGTAGCACCGCTGCGGCTGGGCGTGCTGGCGGCGGGCCTAAAGCCCCCGGCGGTGCTGGAAGAGGCTGGGATGAAGCTGGGCATCGGCTTCCAGATTATGGACGACGTGCTCAACCTGGTGGGTGACCCCGCCAAATACGGCAAGGAGATTGCAGGGGATTTGTGGGAGGGCAAGCGCACCCTGATCCTGCTGCACTTTTTGCAACAAGCCCGCCCAGAGGAGCGCAAACGGGCCGAGCAACTGCTTTGCATCCCCAGAGAGCAAAAACCCGCTCCAGAAGTGGGCTGGCTCCACCAGCAGCTTTTGCAGTCGGGTGCGGTGGCCTATGCCCAGACCCTGGCCGAGCAGATGCTGGCGGAAGGGCTCTCGCTGCTGGAGCCGGTACTGCTCCAGGCCCCCCGAAGAGACCTGGGCGCGGTGGTGCTCGAGGTGCTGCAAAGCCTGGTGCGGCGCGAGGCTTGA
- a CDS encoding ABC transporter permease subunit — protein MTRLLRRLLLLALGLYLFLPILASLAYSVATSWTALLPEGYTLKHWANLLENQRFWLSLGRTALLSFSVVALSIFFLVPTLFVVRMYYPKVAGVLEFLTLWPFVFPGVILAVGLISLYSGPPLQLAQTPFLLIAAVTVISLPYAYRAVDNAFAAADIKTLAEAARSLGADDAKTLAWVILPTVLPGVLSGGVLAFSAAFGEFALTQLLIGTLWETLPVYQVQLARTDGNGSAAITVLSFLAAWGLGFWALSLRKDAKVSVI, from the coding sequence ATGACCCGGCTCCTGCGTCGCTTGCTGCTCCTGGCCCTGGGGCTTTACCTCTTTCTGCCCATCCTGGCCTCGCTGGCCTACAGCGTGGCGACCAGCTGGACGGCGCTCTTGCCGGAGGGCTACACCCTCAAGCACTGGGCCAACCTCCTCGAGAACCAGCGCTTCTGGCTCTCGCTGGGGCGCACCGCGCTGCTTTCGTTCTCGGTGGTGGCCCTCTCCATCTTCTTTCTGGTACCCACGCTGTTCGTGGTGCGGATGTACTACCCCAAGGTGGCGGGGGTGCTCGAGTTCCTCACCCTGTGGCCCTTCGTGTTTCCGGGTGTGATCCTGGCGGTGGGCCTGATCTCGCTGTACTCAGGCCCGCCCCTGCAACTCGCCCAGACCCCTTTCCTGCTGATTGCCGCCGTTACGGTGATCTCGCTCCCCTACGCCTACCGTGCGGTGGACAACGCCTTCGCCGCCGCCGACATCAAGACCCTGGCCGAGGCTGCCCGCAGCCTGGGGGCCGACGATGCCAAAACCCTGGCCTGGGTCATCCTGCCCACGGTGCTGCCGGGGGTGCTGTCCGGGGGGGTGCTGGCCTTCAGCGCGGCTTTTGGCGAGTTTGCCCTCACGCAGCTTCTAATCGGCACGCTATGGGAGACCTTGCCGGTCTATCAGGTGCAGCTAGCCCGCACCGACGGCAACGGGAGCGCCGCCATTACGGTGCTCTCGTTTCTGGCGGCCTGGGGGCTGGGCTTCTGGGCGCTGTCGCTCCGCAAGGACGCCAAGGTATCGGTGATCTGA
- a CDS encoding ectonucleotide pyrophosphatase/phosphodiesterase → MPRVLYITTDGLRPDALEAAHTPHFQALMREGAYTLTARSVWPSITLPCHMSLFHSLPPERHGVLSNTYVPMARSVPGLFEALKQAGKRSGMFYSWEPLRDVARPLCLSVSKLIAYEHNPEVSDQKVVSAALPYLRSSELDFTFLYLGSVDEVGHLAGWMSPAYLRQVEHLDDLLGQVVEALPGDTVLLVMSDHGGHLRMHGTEHPEDMTVPFMAWGPGVPRNQPIAEPMSLLELAPTVAQLLGVAPEPVWEGRALRLR, encoded by the coding sequence GTGCCCCGGGTTCTCTACATCACCACCGACGGTCTCAGGCCCGATGCCCTCGAGGCCGCCCATACCCCCCACTTTCAGGCCCTCATGCGCGAGGGAGCCTACACCCTGACGGCGCGCTCGGTCTGGCCGAGCATCACCCTGCCCTGCCACATGAGCCTGTTTCACAGCCTGCCGCCGGAGCGGCACGGGGTGCTTTCCAACACCTACGTGCCCATGGCCCGTTCCGTGCCGGGGCTTTTTGAGGCGCTCAAGCAGGCAGGCAAGCGCAGCGGCATGTTTTATTCCTGGGAGCCCTTGCGCGATGTGGCCAGGCCCCTCTGCCTCTCGGTATCTAAGCTAATCGCTTACGAACACAACCCCGAAGTCTCCGACCAGAAGGTGGTAAGTGCGGCGTTACCCTACCTGCGCTCGAGCGAGCTCGACTTCACCTTTCTCTACCTGGGCAGTGTGGACGAGGTAGGGCATCTTGCCGGCTGGATGAGTCCTGCCTACCTGCGCCAGGTTGAACACCTCGACGACCTGCTGGGCCAGGTGGTGGAAGCCCTGCCAGGAGACACGGTGCTGCTGGTAATGAGCGACCACGGCGGCCACCTGCGGATGCACGGCACCGAACACCCGGAGGACATGACCGTGCCTTTCATGGCCTGGGGGCCCGGGGTGCCCCGGAACCAGCCCATCGCGGAGCCGATGAGCCTCCTGGAGCTGGCCCCCACGGTAGCGCAACTGCTGGGGGTAGCACCCGAACCTGTCTGGGAAGGGCGAGCCCTCCGGCTCCGCTGA
- a CDS encoding LLM class flavin-dependent oxidoreductase, whose protein sequence is MEPKPFELGLYTFVENTPDPYTGQLQDPVQRLRDLLETAELADQVGLDVFAVGEHHREEYLSSNPAVILAAIAERTRRIRLSSAVTVLSSDDPVRVFQQFATLDLLSGGRAEIMAGRGSFIESFPLFGYDLDDYNELFEEKLELLLQIRNQERVTWRGKHRPALENQPVYPRPVQHPLPVWVAVGGTPASVVRAATLGLPMALAIIGGVPERFAPLFELYRQTAHRIGQAPQPLSINAHGFIADDPKEALEVSYATSSPVMNRIGRERGWPPQSRAQYEASTALRGALFVGHPEQIIEKILYQHQIFGHQRFLLQLSVGTVPHRKMMRAIELFGTEVAPVVRQEIASRTAPLRLSKA, encoded by the coding sequence ATGGAGCCTAAACCCTTTGAACTTGGCCTCTATACCTTCGTCGAAAACACCCCCGACCCCTACACCGGGCAGCTTCAAGACCCGGTGCAGCGCCTGCGCGACCTGCTCGAGACCGCCGAGCTGGCCGATCAGGTGGGCCTGGATGTGTTTGCGGTGGGCGAGCACCACCGCGAAGAGTACCTCTCGAGCAACCCCGCCGTCATCCTGGCTGCAATTGCAGAACGCACCCGGCGCATCCGCCTGAGTAGCGCCGTCACGGTGCTCAGCTCCGACGACCCGGTGCGGGTCTTCCAGCAGTTCGCCACCCTGGATCTGCTCTCGGGGGGCCGGGCCGAGATCATGGCCGGGCGCGGCTCGTTCATCGAGTCGTTCCCGCTGTTTGGCTACGATTTAGACGATTACAACGAGCTCTTTGAAGAGAAGCTCGAGCTGCTGCTCCAAATCCGCAACCAGGAGCGCGTGACCTGGCGCGGGAAGCACCGCCCCGCCCTGGAAAACCAGCCTGTCTACCCCCGTCCGGTGCAGCACCCCTTGCCCGTCTGGGTGGCGGTGGGGGGCACCCCGGCCTCCGTGGTACGGGCCGCTACCCTGGGCCTGCCCATGGCTCTGGCCATTATCGGCGGGGTGCCCGAGCGCTTCGCCCCCCTCTTCGAGCTCTACCGCCAGACCGCCCACCGCATAGGCCAGGCCCCCCAGCCCCTCTCCATCAACGCCCACGGCTTCATCGCCGATGACCCAAAGGAGGCCCTCGAGGTCTCCTACGCCACCAGCAGCCCGGTCATGAACCGCATCGGGCGCGAACGCGGCTGGCCCCCCCAGAGCCGCGCCCAGTACGAGGCCAGCACCGCCCTGCGCGGGGCGCTCTTTGTGGGCCACCCCGAACAGATCATCGAGAAAATCCTCTACCAGCACCAGATCTTCGGCCACCAGCGCTTCTTGCTGCAACTGAGCGTGGGCACCGTGCCCCACCGCAAGATGATGCGGGCGATTGAGCTATTTGGGACTGAAGTAGCGCCGGTGGTCAGGCAGGAGATTGCATCAAGAACTGCGCCTCTCAGACTCTCTAAGGCTTAA
- a CDS encoding ABC transporter ATP-binding protein, which yields MQKVGIRLENLHKHFQGKTAVEGVGLEVAPGELVSLLGPSGCGKTTTLRMIAGFEQPDGGRVYFGEQDVTALPAEERRVGMVFQSYALFPNLSVAGNIGFGLRVARWPAERIQRRVGEMLELVGLLGFENRSVQSLSGGQRQRVALARALAPEPRVLLLDEPLSALDAKIRAGLRTELRRLQLELGITTLLVTHDQEEAMSMSDRVVVMNQGRIEQVGTPRELYTRPATPFVATFVGSMNLFTPEKTPGGYRISGQEVALPVAPVGRVGVRPERVELNAHGPFSGTVELVTYLGAEQQVLVRVGPDLWTVRAPNQVLLQRGDPVRLHVPEDAWILV from the coding sequence ATGCAGAAAGTAGGAATCCGACTCGAGAACCTTCACAAACACTTCCAGGGCAAGACCGCCGTGGAGGGGGTGGGCCTGGAGGTTGCCCCCGGCGAGCTGGTCTCGCTGCTGGGCCCCTCGGGCTGCGGCAAGACCACCACCCTGCGCATGATTGCGGGCTTCGAGCAACCCGACGGGGGCAGGGTCTATTTTGGCGAGCAGGACGTCACCGCACTGCCCGCAGAGGAACGCCGGGTAGGCATGGTGTTCCAGAGTTATGCGCTCTTTCCCAACCTGAGCGTGGCGGGCAATATCGGCTTTGGCCTGCGGGTGGCCCGCTGGCCTGCCGAGCGCATCCAGCGGCGGGTGGGGGAGATGCTCGAGCTGGTGGGTCTTCTGGGCTTCGAGAACCGTTCGGTGCAAAGCCTTTCCGGCGGGCAGCGGCAGCGGGTGGCCCTGGCCCGGGCGCTGGCCCCCGAGCCTAGGGTGCTGCTCCTGGACGAGCCGCTCTCGGCCCTCGATGCCAAGATTCGGGCCGGGCTGCGCACCGAGCTGCGCAGGTTGCAGCTCGAGCTCGGCATCACCACCCTGCTGGTCACCCACGACCAGGAGGAGGCCATGAGCATGTCCGACCGGGTGGTGGTGATGAACCAGGGCCGCATCGAGCAGGTGGGCACGCCCCGCGAACTGTACACCCGCCCCGCCACCCCGTTTGTGGCCACCTTTGTGGGCTCCATGAACCTGTTCACCCCCGAGAAAACCCCCGGCGGCTACCGCATCAGCGGGCAGGAGGTGGCCCTGCCGGTAGCACCTGTGGGCCGGGTGGGTGTGCGCCCCGAGCGGGTGGAGCTGAACGCCCACGGCCCCTTTAGCGGCACGGTGGAGCTGGTAACCTACCTGGGGGCCGAGCAACAGGTGCTGGTGCGGGTGGGCCCCGACCTCTGGACGGTACGGGCGCCCAACCAGGTGCTCTTGCAGCGAGGAGACCCGGTGCGGCTCCACGTGCCGGAGGACGCCTGGATTCTGGTGTAG